Proteins found in one Sorghum bicolor cultivar BTx623 chromosome 1, Sorghum_bicolor_NCBIv3, whole genome shotgun sequence genomic segment:
- the LOC8062255 gene encoding cytochrome P450 87A3, with protein MSMHYLVAVSMTCLALGVGAILVLRWRNGGRTCEGGRLPPGSRGLPFIGETLQYFLAASSTLGLLPPFFKKRLERYGPIFRTSLVGEDLIVSLDAELNAHILKQEERGFQIWYPPSFMRVFGADNITSKIGVLHLHMRTLVLRLFGHQTIQSVLLHDVQRSARDELRSWLDRPDVEVRTAISRMIFGVTAKKLISHDDAASGGRLWECFHDWTSGLLSFPVPIPGTTFYKCMQGRKNVMKMLKQQLGERRNAAERETVDFFDLVIDELNKPNPMMDESTALDLLFMMLFGSHETTSMVLTVILKYLTDNRKALQELTEEHERILERRVDPDSDITWEEYKSMKFTSHVIHESLRLANIALVMFRKADQDVHTNGYTIPKGSKIMICPLASHLNMKVYENPSVFNPWRWKNIPEPVGASKDFMAFGGGLRLCAGADFSKMQMAMFLHYLVRNYRWKTVSGGIMVFYPGLQFPDGFHIQLLPKI; from the exons ATGTCGATGCATTACTTGGTTGCTGTATCTATGACCTGCTTGGCTCTGGGAGTGGGAGCTATCTTGGTCTTGAGATGGAGGAACGGCGGCCGAACGTGCGAAGGAGGGAGGCTGCCGCCGGGGTCGAGGGGCCTGCCGTTCATCGGAGAGACGCTCCAGTACTTCCTGGCAGCATCCTCAACTCTTGGGCTATTGCCACCCTTCTTCAAGAAACGGTTGGAGAG GTATGGCCCCATCTTCCGGACGAGCCTAGTCGGGGAGGACCTCATCGTGTCTCTGGACGCGGAGCTGAACGCTCATATCCTGAAGCAGGAGGAGCGTGGCTTCCAGATTTGGTACCCACCCTCCTTCATGCGCGTCTTCGGCGCCGACAACATCACCTCTAAAATCGGCGTGCTCCACCTCCACATGAGAACTCTTGTGCTCCGCCTCTTCGGCCACCAGACCATCCAATCCGTGCTGCTGCACGACGTGCAGCGGAGCGCGCGCGACGAGCTCCGCTCATGGCTCGACCGCCCGGACGTCGAGGTCAGGACGGCCATCTCCAGG ATGATATTTGGCGTCACtgcaaagaagctgatcagCCATGATGACGCCGCATCAGGAGGAAGGTTGTGGGAATGCTTCCACGACTGGACTTCGGGGCTACTCTCATTTCCAGTTCCCATTCCTGGCACAACTTTCTACAAATGCATGCAGGGACGCAAGAACGTTATGAAGATGCTGAAGCAGCAGCTCGGTGAGCGTAGGAACGCAGCGGAGCGCGAGACCGTGGATTTCTTCGATCTTGTGATCGATGAATTGAACAAGCCAAACCCTATGATGGACGAGAGCACCGCGTTGGACTTGCTGTTCATGATGCTCTTTGGAAGCCATGAGACGACGTCGATGGTATTAACCGTCATACTCAAGTATTTGACGGACAACCGCAAAGCTTTGCAAGAACTAACA GAGGAGCATGAAAGAATCCTGGAAAGAAGGGTTGATCCAGACTCCGATATCACGTGGGAGGAGTACAAGTCTATGAAATTCACATCTCAT GTTATACATGAATCTCTAAGGCTGGCAAACATTGCTCTGGTCATGTTCAGGAAAGCAGATCAGGATGTGCACACAAATG GGTACACAATTCCAAAAGGATCAAAGATCATGATCtgtccactagcatcacacttgAATATGAAGGTTTACGAGAATCCCTCAGTGTTCAATCCATGGAGATGGAAG AATATTCCTGAACCAGTCGGTGCCTCTAAGGACTTTATGGCCTTTGGGGGTGGTTTGCGGCTATGTGCTGGTGCTGATTTTTCCAAGATGCAAATGGCTATGTTCCTCCATTACTTGGTCAGAAATTACAG GTGGAAAACCGTCAGTGGTGGGATAATGGTATTCTATCCAGGGCTGCAATTTCCAGATGGCTTCCACATCCAGCTTCTTCCAAAAATCTGA